From one Nonomuraea polychroma genomic stretch:
- a CDS encoding DUF4870 domain-containing protein, with the protein MTQDPAQPPPDDDATRYVAPSDVPPSQGSGPQQPGSQPGYGYGQQPGSQPGYGQQPGSQPGYGYGQQPGSQPGYGYGQQPGSQPGYGQQPPGHGQQAPGYGQPQSGGYGGQPGYGSAPHQPPGYGYAQAPGEPYIPGRFGPRPGTDDTTMAMLAHLLGLLASWLGPLIIYLMKKDESPYVRDQAAEALNFQITMFIGYAISGILVIVFIGALLLPVVWILSLIFHIQAAMATNKGQNYRYPFALRLIT; encoded by the coding sequence ATGACCCAGGACCCGGCGCAGCCGCCGCCCGACGACGACGCGACTCGGTACGTAGCCCCGTCGGACGTCCCGCCGTCCCAGGGCTCTGGCCCCCAGCAACCCGGCTCCCAGCCCGGCTACGGCTACGGACAGCAACCGGGGTCCCAGCCGGGCTACGGACAGCAGCCTGGATCGCAGCCGGGCTACGGCTACGGACAGCAGCCTGGATCGCAGCCGGGCTACGGCTACGGACAGCAGCCTGGATCGCAGCCGGGCTACGGTCAGCAGCCGCCTGGCCATGGTCAGCAGGCGCCCGGCTACGGCCAACCCCAGTCAGGCGGTTACGGGGGTCAGCCCGGTTACGGGTCCGCGCCTCACCAACCGCCCGGCTACGGTTACGCCCAGGCCCCCGGCGAGCCGTACATCCCCGGCCGGTTCGGCCCTCGCCCCGGCACCGACGACACCACAATGGCCATGTTGGCCCACCTGCTCGGCCTGCTCGCCTCCTGGCTCGGACCGCTGATCATCTACCTGATGAAGAAGGACGAGTCCCCTTACGTCAGGGACCAGGCGGCCGAGGCGCTCAACTTCCAGATCACGATGTTCATCGGCTACGCCATCTCGGGCATCCTGGTGATCGTCTTCATCGGCGCCCTCCTGCTCCCGGTGGTCTGGATCCTGTCCCTGATCTTCCACATCCAGGCCGCCATGGCGACGAACAAGGGCCAGAACTACCGCTACCCGTTCGCCCTCCGCCTGATCACCTAA
- a CDS encoding DUF3097 domain-containing protein, translating to MYEGDVLAGNWRRPGKGKIPKVPAEPDLVVEDADSGFCGAVVACDKEAVTLEDRFGRRRLFPLAPAAFLLDGKPVTLVRPTAAPTATPRRSASGSIAVEGLRARVARESRIYVEGVHDAALVEKIWGHDLRVEGVVVEYLEGVDDLPAIVAEFGPEPGRRLGVLVDHLVPGSKEGRIAAKITSPDVLVVGHPFVDIWQAVKPSVLRIPAWPDVPRGVPWKEGVIAALGWRMEPADAWRRILGAVSTYTDLEPELLGRVEELIDFVTEAS from the coding sequence GTGTACGAGGGCGATGTGCTGGCGGGCAATTGGCGGCGGCCGGGCAAGGGCAAGATCCCGAAAGTGCCCGCCGAGCCGGACCTCGTCGTGGAGGACGCCGACAGCGGCTTCTGCGGCGCGGTGGTGGCCTGTGACAAGGAGGCCGTCACGCTGGAGGACCGGTTCGGCAGGCGGCGGTTGTTCCCGCTCGCGCCGGCCGCGTTCCTGCTGGACGGCAAGCCCGTGACCCTCGTACGTCCCACAGCCGCGCCCACCGCGACGCCCAGACGCAGCGCGTCGGGCTCCATCGCCGTGGAGGGGCTGCGGGCACGGGTGGCCAGGGAGAGCCGGATCTACGTGGAGGGCGTGCACGACGCCGCCCTCGTCGAGAAGATCTGGGGCCATGACCTGCGCGTCGAGGGGGTCGTGGTCGAATATCTGGAGGGCGTGGACGATCTGCCGGCCATCGTGGCCGAGTTCGGCCCCGAGCCGGGGCGCCGGCTGGGGGTGCTGGTCGACCACCTGGTGCCCGGCTCCAAGGAGGGCCGGATCGCCGCCAAGATCACCTCGCCGGACGTGCTCGTGGTGGGGCATCCGTTCGTCGACATTTGGCAGGCGGTCAAACCGTCCGTGCTGCGCATCCCGGCCTGGCCCGACGTGCCGCGCGGCGTGCCGTGGAAAGAAGGCGTGATCGCCGCCCTGGGCTGGCGCATGGAGCCCGCGGACGCATGGCGGCGCATCCTCGGCGCCGTCTCGACCTACACCGACCTGGAGCCGGAGCTGCTCGGCCGGGTCGAGGAACTGATCGACTTCGTAACGGAGGCATCATGA
- a CDS encoding DUF456 domain-containing protein has product MSDNSQPPSYGPPPGHDPYHGQPQPPQPGYGPQPGTQPGYGPQPGSQPGYGPQPGSQPGWGPPPQYGTTPQYGQPPQYGQYGPEGQQPQFPPHINSKAIKPSLWWLAAAWGVAVVCGIVGVVIFVGGVLGSVTDAAPTKTFSPGESITVTVDPADKPAVYVATNTRINYECEISGGSGQARLAETSGSQSLTVGSVTWEQILVINAPSKGDYQLTCTNQETANVKYGVGKPVTSAAGGIVGGTVALFLIPGAGILLAIVATVVVLMRRSSARKRLAVGG; this is encoded by the coding sequence ATGTCGGACAATTCGCAACCGCCGTCGTACGGGCCACCTCCAGGACACGACCCCTACCACGGTCAGCCACAACCGCCTCAGCCGGGTTACGGACCTCAGCCCGGCACTCAGCCCGGCTACGGACCGCAACCGGGCTCCCAGCCCGGCTACGGGCCCCAACCGGGCTCCCAGCCAGGATGGGGGCCGCCGCCGCAGTACGGCACCACTCCCCAGTACGGACAGCCACCTCAGTACGGCCAATATGGCCCGGAGGGCCAACAGCCCCAATTCCCCCCGCACATCAATTCCAAAGCCATAAAGCCCAGCCTGTGGTGGCTGGCGGCGGCCTGGGGCGTGGCCGTGGTCTGCGGGATCGTCGGCGTCGTCATCTTCGTCGGCGGGGTGCTCGGCAGCGTGACCGATGCGGCCCCCACCAAGACGTTCTCGCCCGGCGAAAGCATCACGGTGACCGTCGACCCGGCCGACAAGCCGGCCGTCTACGTCGCCACCAACACGCGGATCAACTACGAGTGCGAGATCTCCGGCGGTTCCGGCCAGGCCAGGCTCGCCGAGACCAGCGGCAGCCAGTCGCTCACAGTCGGCAGCGTGACGTGGGAGCAGATCCTCGTGATCAACGCGCCGAGCAAGGGCGACTACCAGCTGACCTGCACCAACCAGGAGACGGCGAACGTCAAGTACGGCGTCGGCAAGCCGGTGACCTCCGCCGCGGGCGGGATCGTCGGCGGGACCGTGGCGCTGTTCCTGATCCCCGGCGCCGGAATCCTCCTCGCGATCGTCGCCACCGTCGTCGTCCTCATGCGCCGTAGCTCTGCGCGCAAGCGCCTTGCGGTCGGCGGGTGA
- the hrcA gene encoding heat-inducible transcriptional repressor HrcA has translation MLDDRKLAVLRAIVEDYVSTNEPVGSKALAERHNLKVSPATVRNDMAALEEEGYITQPHTSAGRVPTDKGYRLFVDRLSQIKPLSGAERRAIETFLAGAVDLDDVVTRTVRLLAQLTRQVAVVQYPTLTRSTVRHVELVPLNDRRVMLVLITNTGRVEQRVIELPEVVEDNRIAHLRAVLNACLDGCGLSNVPELVADLPERLPVEDRPAVATILSVLLETLVERHDEKIVFAGAANLAGADFSTGLRDVLEALEEQVVLMRLLGETSSDTPSALTVRIGSENPYLRGTSVVATGYGSGDNQLARLGVLGPTRMDYPVTMGAVRAVARYVSQILAAS, from the coding sequence GTGCTCGACGATCGGAAATTGGCGGTGCTCCGCGCCATTGTCGAAGACTACGTGTCCACCAACGAACCGGTGGGCTCCAAGGCGCTGGCCGAGCGCCACAACCTGAAGGTCTCCCCGGCGACGGTCAGAAACGACATGGCCGCGCTGGAGGAGGAAGGCTACATCACACAGCCGCACACCAGCGCGGGACGCGTGCCGACGGACAAGGGATACCGCCTGTTCGTCGACCGGCTCTCGCAGATCAAGCCGCTGTCGGGAGCCGAGCGCAGGGCGATCGAGACCTTCCTCGCCGGCGCGGTGGACCTCGATGACGTGGTCACCCGCACCGTGCGGCTGCTCGCGCAGCTGACCAGGCAGGTGGCGGTCGTGCAATACCCGACATTGACGCGCTCGACGGTCCGGCACGTCGAGCTGGTGCCGCTGAACGACCGGCGGGTCATGCTCGTGCTGATCACCAATACCGGCCGCGTCGAGCAGCGCGTGATCGAGCTGCCCGAGGTGGTGGAGGACAACCGCATCGCGCATCTGCGTGCGGTGCTCAACGCCTGCCTCGACGGATGCGGCCTGAGCAACGTGCCCGAGCTGGTCGCCGACCTGCCGGAGCGGCTGCCGGTCGAAGACCGGCCCGCGGTGGCGACAATCTTGTCGGTGCTGCTCGAGACCCTGGTGGAACGGCACGACGAGAAGATCGTGTTCGCCGGCGCGGCCAACCTCGCCGGCGCCGACTTCTCCACCGGCCTGCGTGACGTGCTGGAGGCGCTGGAGGAGCAGGTCGTGCTCATGCGGCTGCTCGGCGAGACGTCCTCGGACACCCCCTCCGCGCTCACCGTCCGCATCGGTTCGGAAAACCCTTACCTACGCGGCACATCCGTCGTCGCGACCGGATACGGTTCTGGCGACAACCAACTGGCCAGGCTCGGCGTGCTGGGGCCGACCAGGATGGACTATCCCGTGACGATGGGCGCCGTGCGTGCGGTGGCTCGCTACGTCAGCCAGATCCTGGCTGCATCATAA
- the dnaJ gene encoding molecular chaperone DnaJ: protein MANSDYYATLGVRRDASQDEIKKAYRRLARELHPDVNPDPETQERFKEITQAYEVLSDPNKRQMYDLGGDPFAGAGAGAGAAGFGAGFPFSDIMDAFFGSAAGTRGPRSRARRGRNATIRVELDLRETAFGTTRELVVDTAVLCEVCHGAGAAPGTHPDTCDMCNGRGEISQVTRSFLGQVMTSRPCPQCGGFGTIIRHPCQECSGDGRVRTRRTIKVRIPAGVEDGTHIQLAGEGEVGPGGGPPGDLFLEIVERAHEIFERRGDDLHCTVQIPMTAAALGTVLVVETLDGSEEIDVRPGTQSGQVITMFGRGVQRLNESGRGDLLIHVNVETPTRLDTAQEDLLKELAKQRGEERPPGKFAPGQQGFFSRLRDAFNGR, encoded by the coding sequence GTGGCAAACAGCGATTACTACGCCACCCTCGGGGTGCGCCGTGACGCCAGTCAGGACGAGATCAAGAAGGCATACCGCCGCCTCGCACGCGAGCTGCACCCCGACGTGAACCCTGACCCTGAGACCCAGGAGCGGTTCAAGGAGATCACGCAGGCCTACGAGGTGCTGTCGGACCCGAACAAGCGCCAGATGTACGACCTGGGCGGGGACCCCTTCGCCGGCGCGGGAGCAGGAGCGGGCGCCGCGGGCTTCGGAGCCGGCTTCCCGTTCAGCGACATCATGGACGCCTTCTTCGGCTCGGCGGCCGGCACCCGAGGGCCGCGCTCGCGGGCGCGCCGGGGCCGCAACGCCACCATCCGCGTCGAGCTCGACCTGCGCGAGACGGCGTTCGGCACCACTCGCGAGCTGGTCGTCGACACGGCGGTGCTCTGCGAGGTCTGCCACGGGGCCGGCGCCGCGCCGGGCACGCACCCCGACACCTGCGACATGTGCAACGGACGCGGCGAGATCTCCCAGGTCACCCGCTCGTTCCTGGGCCAGGTCATGACCTCGCGGCCGTGCCCGCAGTGCGGCGGCTTCGGCACCATCATCCGCCACCCCTGCCAGGAGTGCTCCGGCGACGGCCGGGTGCGCACCCGCCGTACGATCAAGGTCCGCATCCCCGCGGGCGTGGAGGACGGCACCCACATCCAGCTCGCCGGCGAGGGCGAGGTCGGCCCTGGCGGCGGCCCGCCCGGAGACCTGTTCCTGGAGATCGTCGAGCGGGCCCACGAGATCTTCGAACGGCGCGGTGACGACCTCCACTGCACCGTCCAGATCCCGATGACGGCCGCCGCGCTCGGCACCGTGCTCGTGGTCGAGACGCTCGACGGCTCCGAGGAGATCGACGTCCGCCCGGGCACCCAGTCCGGCCAGGTCATCACCATGTTCGGGCGCGGCGTGCAGCGGCTCAACGAGTCCGGCAGGGGCGACCTGCTGATCCACGTCAACGTCGAGACCCCGACCCGGCTCGACACCGCGCAGGAGGACCTGCTGAAGGAGCTGGCCAAGCAGCGGGGCGAGGAGCGGCCGCCGGGCAAGTTCGCGCCGGGTCAGCAGGGCTTCTTCTCGCGGCTGCGCGACGCGTTCAACGGCCGGTGA
- a CDS encoding 16S rRNA (uracil(1498)-N(3))-methyltransferase codes for MTVPVFLSEELDGPELTLGGPEGRHAASVRRLRAGERVDLTDGAGAVAECVVREVLKDALRLDVLARYRVEAPQPRLVVVQGLPKGDRGEMAVEMMTEAGVDVIVPWSASRSITQWKGDKVAKGLARWRSTAREAGKQARRFHLPEVTELASTARVEALLAGAGLGLVLHEEAAEPLSGMELPAGGDIVMVVGPEGGVSEEELARFQAAKAVPVLLGPTVLRTSTAGVAAAAVLLARTGRW; via the coding sequence GTGACCGTACCCGTCTTCCTCTCGGAGGAGCTCGACGGGCCCGAGCTGACGCTCGGCGGCCCGGAGGGGCGGCACGCGGCCTCCGTACGCCGCCTGCGGGCCGGTGAGCGCGTCGACCTCACCGACGGAGCCGGCGCGGTCGCCGAATGCGTCGTACGCGAGGTGCTCAAGGACGCGCTCAGGCTCGACGTGCTGGCCCGCTACCGGGTCGAAGCGCCCCAGCCGCGGCTCGTCGTCGTCCAGGGGCTGCCCAAGGGTGACCGGGGCGAGATGGCGGTCGAGATGATGACCGAGGCGGGCGTGGACGTGATCGTGCCCTGGTCGGCCTCGCGCAGCATCACCCAGTGGAAGGGCGACAAGGTCGCCAAAGGCCTCGCCCGCTGGCGCTCCACCGCACGCGAGGCGGGCAAGCAGGCACGCAGGTTCCATCTGCCAGAGGTGACCGAGCTCGCCTCCACCGCGCGCGTCGAGGCGCTGCTGGCCGGCGCGGGGCTGGGGCTGGTGTTGCACGAGGAGGCGGCCGAGCCGCTGTCCGGCATGGAGCTGCCCGCGGGCGGCGACATCGTGATGGTCGTGGGGCCAGAGGGGGGCGTCTCGGAGGAAGAGCTGGCCAGGTTCCAGGCGGCCAAGGCCGTGCCCGTGCTCCTCGGGCCCACGGTCCTGCGGACCTCCACGGCGGGGGTGGCGGCGGCGGCCGTGCTGCTCGCGCGTACCGGACGCTGGTGA
- a CDS encoding SigE family RNA polymerase sigma factor, which produces MGAVPVGWDADMAVTALYSAHFRSLVRLAVLLVRDIATAEEVVQDAFVAIHGAWRRLRDPDKALAYLRQSVVNRSRSVLRHRAVVEKYAPKGLPDAPSAENGAIGELERSAVIEALRALPTRQREALVLRYYGDLSEAEIAHAMGISKGAVKSHTARGMAALRSVLEKMS; this is translated from the coding sequence ATGGGGGCGGTGCCAGTCGGGTGGGATGCCGACATGGCCGTTACCGCGCTGTACAGTGCGCACTTCCGGTCATTGGTGCGTCTCGCTGTGTTGCTCGTGCGCGACATAGCAACCGCTGAGGAGGTCGTGCAGGATGCGTTCGTCGCCATCCATGGCGCATGGCGTAGGCTGCGTGACCCCGACAAAGCACTCGCCTACCTCCGTCAATCCGTCGTCAACCGGTCCCGTTCCGTGCTGCGTCACCGCGCGGTCGTCGAGAAGTACGCTCCCAAGGGCCTGCCGGACGCCCCGAGCGCCGAGAACGGCGCGATCGGCGAGCTGGAACGCTCCGCCGTCATCGAGGCGTTACGTGCCCTGCCGACCCGACAGAGAGAAGCACTGGTCCTGCGGTATTACGGTGATCTGTCCGAAGCTGAGATCGCCCACGCCATGGGCATCAGCAAGGGCGCGGTCAAGAGCCACACCGCACGTGGCATGGCCGCCTTGCGATCCGTCCTGGAGAAAATGTCATGA
- a CDS encoding histidine triad nucleotide-binding protein yields the protein MNECLFCKIVAKEIPAEIVYESGRTLAFRDTNPQAPTHVLVIPKGHHPTAAALADADDGLADDVLKTAHAVAVQEGVADGGYRIVFNTGPGAGQTIFHVHAHVLGGRDLTWPPG from the coding sequence GTGAACGAGTGCCTCTTCTGCAAAATCGTTGCCAAGGAGATTCCCGCCGAGATCGTCTACGAAAGCGGCAGGACACTGGCGTTCCGCGACACCAATCCGCAGGCTCCCACCCACGTGCTGGTGATCCCGAAAGGCCACCACCCCACCGCGGCCGCGCTGGCCGACGCGGACGACGGGCTCGCCGACGACGTGCTCAAGACCGCCCACGCGGTGGCCGTGCAGGAGGGCGTGGCCGACGGCGGCTACCGGATCGTCTTCAACACCGGCCCGGGCGCCGGCCAGACCATTTTCCACGTGCATGCCCATGTCCTGGGCGGGCGCGACCTGACCTGGCCGCCAGGGTGA
- a CDS encoding PhoH family protein, whose amino-acid sequence MSELHESRRTAPPSRTQAKVLIPDEYPMVSLLGSRDELLRVIEGAFRADIHVRGNEITVTGSPDESGTVVRLFEELVEVLRSGGELTPDAVERSIAMLRMTSDRPAEVLSLDILSSRGRTIRPKTVNQKRYVDAIDKHTVVFGIGPAGTGKTYLAMAKAVRALQEKRVNRIILTRPAVEAGERLGFLPGTLYEKIDPYLRPLYDALHDMLDPDSIPKLMANGTIEVAPLAYMRGRTLNDAFIILDEAQNSSAEQMKMFLTRLGFNSKIVVTGDVTQVDLPSGTVSGLRVVQEILDGIEDIHFSRLTSADVVRHKLVSEIVDAYGRYDASLAAQEPKQIQHRGKRRP is encoded by the coding sequence ATGTCCGAACTACACGAATCCCGACGCACGGCACCTCCCTCGCGCACTCAAGCCAAGGTGCTGATTCCGGACGAATACCCGATGGTCAGCCTCCTCGGCTCCCGCGACGAGCTGCTACGCGTCATCGAGGGCGCTTTCAGGGCCGACATCCACGTACGGGGCAACGAGATCACCGTGACCGGCAGCCCCGATGAGAGCGGCACCGTGGTGCGGCTCTTCGAAGAGCTCGTCGAAGTGCTGCGCAGCGGCGGCGAGCTCACCCCCGACGCGGTCGAGCGCAGCATCGCCATGCTCCGCATGACCTCCGACCGCCCCGCCGAGGTGCTGTCCCTCGACATCCTGTCCTCGCGCGGGCGCACGATCAGGCCGAAGACCGTCAACCAGAAGCGCTACGTCGACGCCATCGACAAGCACACGGTCGTGTTCGGCATCGGCCCGGCCGGCACCGGCAAGACCTATCTCGCCATGGCCAAGGCCGTGCGGGCGCTGCAGGAGAAGCGGGTCAACCGGATCATTCTCACCCGCCCCGCCGTCGAGGCGGGGGAGCGGCTGGGCTTCCTGCCCGGCACGCTCTATGAGAAGATCGACCCCTACCTGCGGCCGCTCTACGACGCGCTGCACGACATGCTCGACCCGGACTCCATCCCCAAGCTGATGGCCAACGGCACCATCGAGGTCGCGCCGCTCGCGTACATGCGGGGCCGCACGCTGAACGACGCGTTCATCATCCTCGACGAGGCGCAAAACTCCTCGGCCGAGCAGATGAAGATGTTCCTCACCCGGCTCGGTTTCAACTCCAAGATCGTGGTGACTGGTGACGTGACGCAGGTGGATCTGCCCTCGGGCACGGTGAGTGGGCTTCGGGTGGTCCAGGAGATCCTTGACGGCATCGAGGACATCCACTTCTCCCGGCTGACCAGCGCCGACGTGGTGCGTCACAAGCTGGTGAGCGAGATCGTGGACGCCTACGGACGCTACGACGCCTCACTGGCCGCCCAGGAGCCCAAGCAGATCCAGCACCGGGGGAAGCGGCGACCGTGA
- the ybeY gene encoding rRNA maturation RNase YbeY, translated as MSIEINNESGVGVDEEGLVALAAHVLGEMGINPLAELSVVVVDEGAMAELHEKWMGEPGPTDVLAFPMDELRPGGGARGDVESPTDPALLGDVVLCPQVAARQAKEAGHGTADELELLCTHGILHLLGYDHAEPEEHKEMFGLQAQLLESWQEVRNPR; from the coding sequence GTGAGCATCGAGATCAACAACGAGTCCGGCGTCGGGGTCGACGAAGAGGGCCTCGTGGCGCTGGCCGCTCACGTGCTCGGCGAGATGGGCATCAACCCGCTTGCCGAGCTGTCCGTCGTCGTCGTCGACGAGGGTGCCATGGCGGAGCTGCACGAGAAGTGGATGGGCGAGCCCGGCCCGACCGACGTGCTGGCCTTCCCGATGGACGAGCTGCGCCCCGGTGGCGGCGCGCGTGGCGACGTTGAGAGTCCGACTGACCCCGCGCTTCTCGGAGACGTCGTGCTCTGTCCGCAGGTGGCCGCCAGGCAGGCGAAGGAGGCGGGGCACGGCACGGCCGACGAGCTCGAGCTGCTGTGCACCCACGGCATCCTGCACCTGCTCGGCTACGACCATGCGGAGCCGGAGGAGCACAAGGAGATGTTCGGCCTCCAGGCGCAGCTCCTGGAGTCGTGGCAGGAGGTGCGCAACCCGCGGTGA
- a CDS encoding hemolysin family protein — MNGWLLSAIALVIIGGLIASAETALTRISRVRAEEFVRDGRRGAARLQAIVTDPSRYLNLLLLLRLSCELIATVIATLLFIDVMHDQGWAYVWAAVVMIVISYVVVGVMPRTLGRQHAEPVALASAPIVYGLTRIFGPLPKLLILLGNALTPGKGFRDGPFTSEAELRDLVDLAEERRVIEPDEREMIHSVFELGDTLVREVMVPRTDMVYIERGKSISQSLSLALRSGFSRMPVVGENEDDVVGIAYLKDIARKIHESGEGGGKEPVESIMRPAAYVPESKPIDQLMREMQARQIHIAIVIDEYGGTAGLVTIEDVLEEIVGEITDEYDQEAPRVEPVPDGGLRVTARMPVDELAELFGVNIEVDDVETVGGLLAHALGRVPIAGSHAEVAGLSLTAETLAGRRNRISTVVARRVTPPEDEAVPAAAERD; from the coding sequence GTGAACGGCTGGTTGCTGTCAGCCATCGCCCTCGTGATCATCGGTGGCCTGATCGCCAGTGCGGAAACGGCGCTGACGCGCATCTCCAGGGTGCGCGCCGAGGAGTTCGTCCGGGACGGCAGGCGGGGCGCGGCCCGGCTGCAGGCCATCGTGACCGACCCGTCGCGCTACCTCAACCTGCTCCTGCTGCTGCGGCTGAGCTGTGAGCTGATCGCCACGGTCATCGCGACGCTGCTGTTCATCGACGTCATGCACGACCAGGGCTGGGCCTACGTGTGGGCCGCGGTCGTGATGATCGTGATCAGCTACGTGGTGGTCGGGGTCATGCCCCGTACGCTGGGCCGTCAGCACGCCGAGCCGGTCGCGCTGGCCAGCGCGCCCATCGTGTACGGCCTGACGCGCATCTTCGGCCCCCTTCCCAAGCTGCTGATCCTGCTGGGCAATGCGCTGACACCGGGCAAGGGGTTCCGCGACGGGCCGTTCACCTCCGAGGCGGAGCTGCGCGACCTGGTGGACCTGGCGGAGGAACGCCGGGTGATCGAGCCCGACGAGCGCGAGATGATCCACTCCGTCTTCGAGCTGGGCGACACGCTGGTGCGCGAGGTCATGGTGCCGCGCACCGACATGGTCTACATCGAGCGCGGCAAGAGCATCAGCCAGTCTCTGTCGCTGGCGCTGCGCAGCGGCTTCTCCCGCATGCCGGTCGTAGGCGAGAACGAGGACGACGTCGTCGGCATCGCCTACCTCAAGGACATCGCCCGCAAGATCCACGAGTCGGGCGAGGGCGGTGGCAAGGAGCCGGTCGAGTCGATCATGCGTCCGGCCGCGTACGTGCCCGAGAGCAAGCCCATCGACCAGCTGATGCGGGAGATGCAGGCCAGGCAGATCCACATCGCCATCGTCATCGACGAATACGGTGGCACCGCCGGTCTGGTCACGATCGAGGACGTGCTGGAGGAGATCGTCGGTGAGATCACCGACGAGTACGACCAGGAGGCGCCGCGCGTCGAGCCTGTTCCCGACGGTGGCCTGCGGGTGACGGCCCGGATGCCCGTCGACGAGCTGGCCGAGCTGTTCGGCGTCAATATCGAGGTCGACGATGTGGAGACCGTGGGCGGGCTGCTGGCCCACGCCCTCGGCCGGGTGCCGATCGCCGGGTCCCACGCTGAGGTGGCCGGGCTGTCACTCACCGCGGAGACCCTCGCGGGCCGCCGCAACCGCATCAGCACCGTGGTGGCCCGCCGCGTCACGCCCCCGGAGGACGAGGCCGTCCCGGCCGCGGCCGAACGCGACTAG
- a CDS encoding cytidine deaminase, whose translation MTLDPEDSKIITLARAARARSGTAEGAAVRDETGRTYSATNVALASLTLSAVQVAVAMAISSGARSLEAVALVTEGEPGPDDAAVAAELGVKSLLVAGPDGTLRG comes from the coding sequence GTGACTCTCGATCCTGAAGACAGCAAGATCATCACGTTGGCCCGGGCGGCAAGGGCACGTAGCGGCACGGCCGAAGGGGCCGCGGTGCGCGACGAGACCGGGCGCACCTACTCGGCGACCAACGTGGCACTCGCCTCGCTCACGCTGTCGGCGGTGCAGGTGGCGGTGGCCATGGCGATCTCCAGCGGCGCGCGTTCTCTGGAGGCGGTCGCGCTCGTGACCGAGGGCGAGCCGGGCCCCGACGACGCGGCCGTGGCCGCGGAGCTGGGCGTCAAATCGCTGCTCGTGGCGGGCCCCGACGGCACGCTGCGGGGCTGA
- a CDS encoding NUDIX domain-containing protein has product MPMSPFLARLREKVGSELLMLPSVAGYVFDDAGRLLVARHGDVGLWAAPGGGIDPDERPQDAVVRELQEELGIEIEVRGLIGVYGGPEFRTQYPNGHQCGYVIAVYGCALVSGVPEPDGDEITGYRWVTEKELGELRTTVWTPLVAPEAFTWWREHAC; this is encoded by the coding sequence ATGCCGATGTCGCCGTTCCTGGCCAGGTTGCGGGAGAAGGTCGGCTCCGAGTTGCTCATGCTGCCGTCGGTGGCCGGCTACGTGTTCGACGACGCGGGCCGGCTGCTGGTGGCCCGCCACGGCGACGTCGGGCTCTGGGCGGCGCCGGGCGGCGGCATCGACCCCGACGAGCGCCCGCAGGACGCCGTGGTCAGGGAGCTTCAGGAGGAGCTCGGCATCGAGATCGAGGTACGCGGGCTGATCGGCGTCTACGGAGGCCCCGAGTTCCGCACCCAATACCCGAACGGCCACCAGTGCGGCTACGTCATCGCCGTCTACGGATGTGCGCTCGTCTCGGGTGTGCCCGAGCCCGACGGAGACGAGATCACCGGTTACCGATGGGTGACCGAGAAGGAGCTCGGCGAGCTGCGCACGACCGTCTGGACGCCGCTCGTGGCGCCCGAGGCGTTCACCTGGTGGCGTGAACACGCCTGTTGA